Below is a genomic region from Prochlorococcus marinus str. MIT 0918.
CTTGCTTAATCTTTATAGATGAAATTGATGCTGTTGGTAGACAAAGAGGCGCAGGTATAGGAGGAGGAAATGATGAAAGAGAACAAACATTAAATCAACTTTTGACAGAAATGGATGGATTTGAAGGTAATAGTGGAATTATCATTATTGCAGCAACAAATAGGCCAGATGTTCTTGATTCTGCTTTATTGAGACCTGGAAGATTTGATAGGCAAGTTACAGTTGATGCTCCAGATATAAAAGGAAGATTATCGATCTTAAATGTTCATTCTAAAAATAAGAAATTAGATGAATTACTTTCATTAGAAAGTATTGCAAGAAGAACTCCGGGTTTTACTGGTGCAGATCTTGCAAATTTATTAAATGAGGCTGCTATTCTTACAGCAAGAAGAAGAAAAGAATCAATTGGAATTAAAGAAATAGATGATGCTGTAGATAGAATTATTGCAGGCATGGAAGGACAACCTCTTACTGATGGGAGAAGTAAAAGACTAATTGCATATCATGAAATTGGTCATGCAATAGTTGGATCACTTTTAAAAGATCATGATCCTGTTCAAAAAGTCACACTAATACCAAGAGGCCAAGCTAAAGGTCTTACTTGGTTCTCTCCAGATGAAGATCAAATGTTAGTAAGTAGATCCCAACTAACTGCAAGAATAATGGGTGCACTTGGTGGTAGAGCAGCAGAGGATGTAATTTTTGGTACTGGAGAAGTAACAACTGGAGCAGGAGGAGATATCCAACAAGTAGCCTCAATGGCTAGGCAAATGGTTACAAGATTTGGGATGAGCCGACTAGGTCCAATTTCTCTAGAGAATGACTCACAAGAAGTTTTTATTGGCAGAGACCTTATGACAAGAACTGAGATGTCAGATTCCATAGCTCAACAAATCGATGAGCAAGTTAGAAAGATTGTAAAAACCTGTTATATTGCTACTATTGAAATAATCTCAAAGAATAGAGAAGTTATTGATAAATTAGTAGATTTACTTATTGAGAAAGAAACTATTGATGGAGAGGAACTAATAAACGTTTTGTCCAAATATACAGATGTGCCTAAGAAAGAAAGAACAGAAAATATATTAGCTAATTAACAATGATATATTTATATTATTTCAACTGGTTTCTTATTGAATACTTTATCGATTAAACCATATTTAATCGCTTCTGAAGGAGACATATAAAAATCTCTATCTGTATCTTCAGCTATCTTAGAAAGAGGTTGGCCTGTCCTATCTGATAATTCATTATTAATTCTATTTTTGAGAAATAGTATTTCATCTGCCTGTATACGTATATCTGTTGCTTGACCTCTAGCTCCTCCAAGAGGTTGATGAATCATTATCCTCGAATGTAAAAGACTGCTTCTCTTACCTTTTGCCCCAGCTGAAAGCAAAAATGCTCCCATGCTAGCTGCTAAACCAACACAAACTGTATGCACATCAGGTTTTACATGCTGCATAGTATCGAAAATACCAAATCCATCATAAACAGAGCCTCCAGGGGAATTTATATATAAAAAGATATCTTTATCAGGATCTTCAGCCTCTAAAAAAAGTAGTTGAGCAACAATTCTATTGGCAGACTCATTAGTTACAGGTTCGCCAAGGAAAATTATTCTCTCTCTCAATAATCTGGAATATATATCAAAGGCTCTTTCACCACCTCCTGTCTCCTCAACTACAATAGGAATCATTTTTAAAAGATCGGTTTCCACGATATTAACTGCTAGATTGCAATTGCTAAGGTCTTTTTAGAATCAAACAAAAAAGAAGTTGGTAGAACGTAAAACCATTTCCGAAAGCAAATCTAGATTTCATAAGGATTTTCCTTATGTAATTCCATCTATTTATAGAAAAGTAGTAGATGAATATTTGGTTGAAATTAATCTAATTAGTAATCAAAAAGAGTTTAAACAAGATGGAATTTTCTCCTATGGGCTTTTATCATCATTTAAAAAATTTACTATTGGATATGAACCCACAAATCATATTGACAAAGTCCTTGAAGCATTGTGCAATTCATGTGATATAAGTTACGTCAATACTATTGAGCTATCATCAAAGATTAATTCTATTAAATCAAAGTTAAATTTAGAAGAAATAACAGAACTATTAAAGAATAACTCAAAAGAAGGTAATCAAGCAAATGATTTAGACAAGTTAATAATGAAAGATTCTTACTATTCTAGGTTGCACTCAATAGGTATTTATGAATTTATACTTAATAATTATGGAAGTAATATGTCTACTAATCAAATAACAGAAAAATCTATAATGTTTGGAAAGTCTATAGGTTTTAAAGAAGAAAAGATAAAAAAAGACTTAACTCAATATCAAAATAATATAAAAAGGATTGAAGAAGCAATAGAATTAATTAAGATAACATCCAAAGAACAGAAAGAAAAGAAAATGAGATAGTTAGTTAAAAGATTATTCTACATTTTTTCTTCTTTTATCTTTAAAGTCTATATATGAAATATAAGCGACACATATAGTTAAAACTAATAATAAAAAAAGTATAAAGACTGTTATATAAGAAGATGCTGATAAATGAATGAAGGATTGCCAGTAATTAGATATCGATTGAGCCATCACCATTTCTCCCCCATACAACCATTGCTATAGAAAAAGTAAATATGGCGGCTAAAGAAGCCCATGCAAAAGTAAAAAGCATTATATTTAAGAATATTCATCAATTATACAATATTAAAGCTAGTACAGTATAAAATTTAGATGGAATACACTATAATCTAAAAAAGAGAAGCTATGTACATAGCATGGCAAGAATAGTAAAAACTCATAGTACTTATTTAGAAGGTCTACTTAAGGTTTTGGAAAAGATTAGTCAAGAGGGTAGTATAAAAACAATTATTCCTGGTGAGATAAAAAGAATAGAAGGACATAAAGAGAAATTAGAGCTAAAAGTTTTTCGAAAGACTATTAGTGGTTATATGGTTAAAGCCAGAAAAGGGAGGAGCTTACAGGAAGTATATATTATTACAAATATTAAAAAGAAAGATGTAGAAAGAATTATAAGTCAAGCTATTAATTGAAAGATGTGTTATCAGAACTATCCTCAATAATATCTTGTAAGTTGTTGATCATATCTAAAAATAACTCCTCCTTTATAAGATTCATTGCATCGTCTATATCCGTAGTAGTAGCCATAGTTTTTTTTTATAATATAATGATCAAAACTAAATAATGCTATTATCTTATTAATAAGTAATTAAGACAAGACTTGAGTATTAATCAATCATGAAAAAACATAAAATAAAATCTGAGATTAAGTGTCTACTGATTATAGTAATTTTGGTTTTTATAGATGGGAAGGGAATGGCTATAAATACCAGAGAGGCAACAAAAATATGTCAGAGGTCAAGTAACTATACAAAATGCGTAAAAAAATTATTAAAAAAGGACGAGCCAAGTAAGGTTATCAATAGACCAAATAGAAGAAATTATCCTGTTAGACTTAAGGTTGTACCCTATTATAAATGATATTTGGATATTAATATAATACATTATATAGACGCTATTAAGAACATATATCATCAAAGAGATACTTCTCAAAATTAAGCTGAGGTGATAACCATTCCTTCCATATAAAATTTTCATCTGTAACATTTATTTTATTCTTTCTGCAATTAATTGCTATAAATATTATAGATTTATTTAAATTGTAGCCAGGCAATATGAAAACATTATTTTTTTTAAAGATCTTAGATGAATAGATGGTTAAGGGGCCATATTCTATTATAGGTAAAGATGATGATTGAGGGTTGAAATTAAGAAGGACATCCGAAGAGTATAATTTATTAATGGTAGAAATATTTTCTAAGTCAGTAAGATTCTGGGAATATAAATTAGATGGATATATATATAAAATATTTAATAATAAAAATATACTAATTTTAAAATTATATTTCATATTCTGATTTAAAAGATTCTAGAGAATTTAAATATGTAGTAAATAAATCATCTGAATCAGTATCATAACCTATTTCTTTATATTTAATATGTATTTGATCTAATAATTTCTTTACTGTAGAAAAAGCAATAGCATATTCTAATCTGATATCATCATCATCTATATCGTGTATTTTGGCAGTGATGAGTTCAATATCTTTAAGAGATTTTGTAATCAGTGATTCATAGGATTTAGATAGTTTTCTTCTACGTTTGGGCATTGATTAAATATTCAATAAAATAATAATAGCTATATTATACACAAAATAGAAATATTAATGTAATCTAATTATGTTAAAAAGTTTTAAAAACAGCATATAAACAGAAGATAATGATAGTTTAAGATATATTAATGTTATCCCCAGTATAACTGTTTCGGAAATCATTTCTCCAATGACTAATACAGAAGAGAACAATCAAAAAAAAGATTCGTCTAAACTAAAGAAAAAGAAAACTGATCTACCTTGGTGGGTAGAAATTCTCTTTGTTCAAATAGGACTACCAGAAAAATTGCTTGTAAATTTTCTTATTTATAAAGACTTAGTTAATAAGAATATAAAAAACAAATTTCCACATATTCAATTTACTTTATTTTTAATAATCACTGTAATATACATAAATCCAATTATAAAAAACTACAGATATAAAAATATTTGTATAGAGGAAGCCTTGAGATCTACAAAATCTATAGATAACAAGCAAACTACTCATATAAACTCATTAAATATATGCAATGGAGGTAAATTATAATTTAATAAAAGGTTTAATTCTTTTTAGATTCATTGATATCTAATTGATTATTATTAATTGAGTATGTAGGTTTTTTATTCGATTTCCTACCTTCTATTAAAGAAACAAATAAGTATAATATTCTCCCGAATAAAGGAACCCATAATTTCCTATACAAAATATCCAGCAAATTAAAAGCCATAAGACTATATAGTGTTAGATAAATCAATTATAGAGAAACGATAAGTGATTTTCAGAAATGATTAAAAGTTACCATTCTCGCAATTCAAAACACATATTAATGAAAAGTTATAGAATATTACAAATTAGATAACCTAAATGCCTACAGCAAAAGAAAAAAAAGAAGAAGTCAAGTCTCATTTTAAAAGACTTAGATCTGAACTTAGGACAATTCATTTGGCAGTAACTGACGAATTAAAAATGCCAGAAGCTGATAAAATCAAAGAACTGATGCAGCAAATGGAATTACTATTATCTATAATTGATCCAAAATCAAAAAAGAACAAAAAAAAATAATATGAAGATACTAAAATTTTTTCCTATAACCATAGGAATATTATGTATATCATCTGGTTGTCAATTAATAAATAGCAAGAATTCACTAGAGACTATAAAAATAGATGGATTAAAAATAGAAAAATCTAATATAGAAACAATTGAGATTTCGATAAGCTGTAATAAAGATAATATACAAAAATACCTGCAAAAAGGTTGGTCTATACAATCATCAGAATCATCTGAGGTTCCATGTAGTTGGAAAACTGCTAAATCATCTAAAGACTGTAATCTTAAAAAAGATAAAGGGTGTAAAATTACAGTTCCAGATATGATGGGAGAAAAAATAGATTATATTCTGGAGAAAAAAATTAATAGTAGGAATAGTAAATAAATTTGTATTATCAAGTAATTATTTGTCTAAAGCTATCTGATGAGTTTCTTCCATCAATGGTTGTAGAGCAAATTCTAAATCTTCACTTGATGAAAAACCTAATTTATCAAATGATTCATTTCCAAGAGAATGAATGAAAGAATCATTGTTAGAGAACATCTGAATAATATTTTTCACAATTAATCAAATGCTAATGAATAATAATAAGATTTTTAATTAAAAAACCTTATTCTTATTATAAGATTTATCTACTAACTAGCATTAATTAATGCGGAAATAAATAAAAACTTCCATTTTATGGATATAAATTGTATAATATGCTACAAAGAGTCGATAAAATTTAATAAAAAATTAATATTTGTGTAGTAATTGGTCTTTCAAGCATAATGTCTAGTATTTTAAAAAAAAAATAAATAAATGAACATTTCACTATTAGCAGCTATGGCAGCCATAGGTGCAATCTTTATGAGTACTACCTTTCTAGTAGTTATAGTGTCAGGCATATAACAGTTAAAATTAGAGTACTACAACACTTAATATAAATTAAGAGTATTTAAAGATAAAACTAATTATTATAACTATAATAATATTAAATTAAAAAATATTTATTTAATGGTTGATATTATTGCAAATATGACATGGAAGAACCCAATATTTATGTTAGTTTTTTTTGGTTGTTTATGGTTTCTACCTGGTCTACTACTTACTATAAGAAATAACAATATTAAAGAGAAGAGATATAAAGAAGATCAGGAAAATAGAATTTCTCGGCTTTACCCATCTGAAAAACAATCTGAAAATAAATAGTTTTATATTTAAAGATAATATAATTTGTATTTAAACAATTTTTTCAGATAATGATTTCAACTTTGTGCGAAAATCACCTTTGGACATACCACCCTTTATTTCTCCTATTATATTAAAATCTGAATCTGCATTTGATACAAGTAAGTAAGTTGGCCATCCCATACCTTCCTTATTAGGATATTTAGATATTAAGATTTTTCTGTATTTTCTATATTGAACTACATCTTGCATTACTACATCTATAAAATTCAAGCCTAGTTCTTTTACAACTTTAGAATCGTAATGAGACATCCTATGACATGTACCACAGTCATCTGAACTAAATTTAATAATAGATAATTCCATGAGTGTAAGCTAAATAACTAAATAATATATATTATAAAGCATTCGTCTATAAAGCCAAACTTTGGATTATTTTAAAACATTGTAAAATTTTTGTATAAGTCCAATGTTAGCAGAGATTATCAAAAAGTAAAATAAAACCGTAGGGTATAATAGTTCTATAGGAAATGATTCAAACAAGAATTTAATAATGATTGAAAGACCTGAAAAAGAACTAAATAAAAATATAGAGTTAATAAGTAAAATAAATAATACTCTAATAATCTTATTAGCAGAGATACCTGAAAATTGACTTTTTAAATAACTATCATCGAATAATGTAAATATTAGAATTATTATTGTTGCTAATCCTGAGGGTATCCATAGTAATGAATTATTAATATATGATGTTAAAATAAATAATATAGAAAGTAGAATACTTATGATAGAAATAGTTATAGAAAATCTAATTTCTTTCATATAGAACTAAAAAATATAATTAGTAGAGTATATTTTTTTATTTATATATACAGAATTGAATAAATTATTAAGGGGTGTGATCATTTGATCTAATATTTGAGGATCTTTTATTCATATACAATTTTAAGAATCTCCATAGAGCACCTATAATTAGCAATAAACTAATAAGTATCAATGATATAACTATAAAGGCGCCTCCAATTAAAGTGAATGATTCTAAAAGGCTAATTAAAGAAGATGTTAATTGTAGCCATGTATCCTTAGATAGTCGATTTTGAATAAAATCGGAAGGTAATGAATTTAAGAAAATAATCATATTAATACCAATAGCAAGCATTGTAGAAGCTTCAATTAATTGCCTATACTTACTTTTGGCTGTTTTACCTCTAAATATAAATGCCTTTGAATTTTTCTTCATATATCTATTATTTGACAAACTTCATTATTAAAGCTGTTTTCATTTTGACTTGAAAGGCTAGAATGTCAAGATATGTAAAAAATTATACTAATCAATAAACAATGATTCTTTATTGGTATCGTATATAATTGGTTCTGATAAATCGATTTTTGATAGGTTAATAAATGAAATGGATGAAATTAAGACTAAAAAGGTACCTAATAAGATAGAAGCTAAACTCGATTCATTCTTATTTGATATTAATAAATTATTAGTTTTTTTCAATTTAAAATTGTTTGTTTTCCAATTGATTAATAATCTACTATCATCATATATTTTATCTAGGCAAAGTGTTAAATCAATAAAATCAGCATCATCTAACTTAAGTGAAAGAGGCTTTACATCTTTTTTACTACTAACTAATTTAAGATTATGATAATCTTTAGAATATGTTATAGAAACATATTCTGTAGAAACAGAAGTTAAAATATCCCTATCATAAATAAACTTATTAGAATAAGATTTGATAACATACAATAAATCTATAAGATGTTCTTTTTTTCCTTCCAATGTTGCTAACCCTATCAGATTTAATTTCCAGGAAAGAATGATCGATATAGAGTTAGAATCCTGACTTATTGAGAAATCAGGTAATCCATCTATATCTATATTTGCTATGCCTTTAGAATAATTAAATGAGTTTTTCATATCAAATTAAAATATATTTAAGACACTTGTACGCAATCTTTTAACACCGGATTTACCAGATGACAAGGCTAAGGTAATAACAAGATCCTTACAAAATTGATTAGATTCATTAATCTTTCTTAAATAGTTCTGAACAGCTTCTCTTCTAATATTCATACGTTCTGAAATAAGTTGGGAAAATCTAACACTAAATGCTTCCCAATTTGAATTATGAAATGATGATGGTGTTCGAGAGGATATAAGTTCCCTAATCTTAGATGAATAACGTTCTGACATTGAAGAAATTAGAACAATTAAGGCTTCAAAAGATGCTAATGATAGCTTTTCATTCGTTGTTGCTTTTCTCATGGGATTATGACAACGAGACTTCCAAAAGATTACATAATTAGGAAAATATTTTTTAAGATGAAGTTGCTCTGAAACAACTAGGAATTCTTGTGAGGCATTTACATCGATACTTTCTATGCATAAAAGAAGCATGTCTAGCTTTTCTATAGCTTTCCTAGCTGTTGAGGTATTTATAGAAAAGTCTTTGTTAGGATCCATATTTATACTATAAAAGAATTCCCGTTATACAAAATCATTATTTTTAATATGATAGCAGTTTAAAGGGAAATTGTACGATCGTAATGGAGTTGAATGCATTCATATAGATGAATTAGATTTAAAGAATTTAGAATTAAAGATAAAAAGATTAAAACCATATAACAATTTAATATTAATTGTTATTCATACATATAAGGTTTGACTAATGATTAATATCAACCCACTCCAAAAGCTTCTGATATTTGTCTAAACTTATAAGACCATATGTTAGCAATATAATTGGCAATGGGGCTGCTTCATATTTAGATTGTCTTATGGCAAGGTTAATGGCATTATCAGAAAGTTCAAATTCTTTGTTGAGAAACTCCATCATCTCCTTTGAAATAGGTGGTTCATTATGACTAGTTAATATCATAAATTAATAATTTAAATTATTTAAATATAGCACCATCTGTCATCAACGATAGTATAATAATTCTAAAGAAGCTTGACTTATTTAAGATAGTAAACGCAAATCTTCTGAAGGGTATTAGTAGTAATGATTTATTAGAGAAAATTCTTATAAGGGAATCTGTGATAAAACTAATCATTAAGATATCAATGTATCTTGATAATATGAAAATAGTATATTCTTTTAATCTAAAAGAATTAGGTTCTCTAGAATTATTTAGTAGCTCAATAATTGCTCCTATATCTCTTATTGAAAGATTCAATCCTTGTCCACCTATTGGATGAATAGAGTGGGCTGATTCTCCTATAAGAAAATTATTTCCTCTATTTAATGAATATGCAATTGATAATTCTTGAGGAAAACATTGAGGCTGATTATATAAACAATCTATTTCTATAGAGGGGGGAAGTGTAATTGCTATCTTATCTAAAAAATCAGCTGATGACAATGATAATAATTTATGACATTTATTAGATGGGGCTGTCAATACTATTTGATAGAGATCTGAATTGATTGGTAGTATTGCCATAGGACCATCAGGCCTAAGTATTTCATAAGCTACATTAGTATTAATTGAACGTAATAAGGCTTTGAATGTAATGCATGATTGATTATAAGGGATCCTCATCCTTTTAATATTCCACTTTTTCCTGGATGAAGATGATACCCCATCTGCAGCTAGATAATAATCAAAAGAATTAAAGTTGTCGTTAAGATCACTTTGTAATAACAATTTAATATTTTGATTTCTTTTAATTTTTTCGAATAAATATCCCATTAAATCTTTATGATCTATAATCCAACCAAGATCTTTGCTTGAATAATTGCATTTCTTTAAATCATTTCTGTCTAGAGTTATTTTATTATTTAAAAAAGAATCTTCAATTATTAATCTTTTAAAAGGTTTCATAATAGAATTCAAATCATTCCAAATATGATTTTTCTCAAAAAACCTTCTAGAAGAGTGAGTAATAGCATAAACCCTATCTCTTTTTAACAATTGTTCTTCAGATAGAAGATCGGTCAATGTGACATCATATTTATTATGTGCCAATGCAATGGCTGTTAAACAACCAGTTGGTCCTGCCCCTATAACCTTTAGCTTAGCAATTCTTTTCATAAACTTATTTTTTTAATCATCTTTAGGTTTATTTGACTATTTATCATATTGATTATCTCTTAACCTTAAAGAACATAGTTCTTCAAAAGCTGGTTTAAGTAAGTAAGGATATTCCCCAACCCATATTCTTTTACTTGGCAACCAAGCATCACTGATATTTAAAATACGAGAAAAGTCTTTCTTATTACTAAAAACTATGCACCTAACTATTGAATCAATGCTAATGACCTGATGTTTATTTTCTAATGGGAATCTTATATTAGATAGATAACCATCTTCATCTCCTAGTTCTAGGACTAACCAAGTCCTTTTATTTTCTATTAATTCTAGTTCTCCCATTTCATTAGCTTGCTCATGACTAGATTCAACAAGTTCCTCTGTAAAAACATCTAATACTTTACCT
It encodes:
- a CDS encoding thioredoxin family protein, which translates into the protein MELSIIKFSSDDCGTCHRMSHYDSKVVKELGLNFIDVVMQDVVQYRKYRKILISKYPNKEGMGWPTYLLVSNADSDFNIIGEIKGGMSKGDFRTKLKSLSEKIV
- a CDS encoding DUF2949 domain-containing protein, which gives rise to MILTSHNEPPISKEMMEFLNKEFELSDNAINLAIRQSKYEAAPLPIILLTYGLISLDKYQKLLEWVDINH
- a CDS encoding DUF2103 domain-containing protein; its protein translation is MARIVKTHSTYLEGLLKVLEKISQEGSIKTIIPGEIKRIEGHKEKLELKVFRKTISGYMVKARKGRSLQEVYIITNIKKKDVERIISQAIN
- a CDS encoding FAD-dependent monooxygenase is translated as MKRIAKLKVIGAGPTGCLTAIALAHNKYDVTLTDLLSEEQLLKRDRVYAITHSSRRFFEKNHIWNDLNSIMKPFKRLIIEDSFLNNKITLDRNDLKKCNYSSKDLGWIIDHKDLMGYLFEKIKRNQNIKLLLQSDLNDNFNSFDYYLAADGVSSSSRKKWNIKRMRIPYNQSCITFKALLRSINTNVAYEILRPDGPMAILPINSDLYQIVLTAPSNKCHKLLSLSSADFLDKIAITLPPSIEIDCLYNQPQCFPQELSIAYSLNRGNNFLIGESAHSIHPIGGQGLNLSIRDIGAIIELLNNSREPNSFRLKEYTIFILSRYIDILMISFITDSLIRIFSNKSLLLIPFRRFAFTILNKSSFFRIIILSLMTDGAIFK
- the clpP gene encoding ATP-dependent Clp endopeptidase proteolytic subunit ClpP → MIPIVVEETGGGERAFDIYSRLLRERIIFLGEPVTNESANRIVAQLLFLEAEDPDKDIFLYINSPGGSVYDGFGIFDTMQHVKPDVHTVCVGLAASMGAFLLSAGAKGKRSSLLHSRIMIHQPLGGARGQATDIRIQADEILFLKNRINNELSDRTGQPLSKIAEDTDRDFYMSPSEAIKYGLIDKVFNKKPVEII
- the ftsH gene encoding ATP-dependent zinc metalloprotease FtsH; protein product: MNPKFRSIALWIIPMVIIVLLTWQIFSNSNNNSINTTNTSVAARNTAVSKMSYGRFIDYIDSGKVTSVDIFEGGKTAVVEAVEPQFDNRVQRIRVDLPGLTPELISRLKEQSISFDIHPPKDPPSIGFIGNLIFPAFLIIGLILLARRSSSMPGGPGQAMQFGKTKARFAMEAETGVNFDDVAGVEEAKQDLQEVVTFLKQPERFTSVGAKIPKGALLVGPPGTGKTLLAKAIAGEAGVPFFSLSGSEFVEMFVGVGASRVRDLFKRAKENSPCLIFIDEIDAVGRQRGAGIGGGNDEREQTLNQLLTEMDGFEGNSGIIIIAATNRPDVLDSALLRPGRFDRQVTVDAPDIKGRLSILNVHSKNKKLDELLSLESIARRTPGFTGADLANLLNEAAILTARRRKESIGIKEIDDAVDRIIAGMEGQPLTDGRSKRLIAYHEIGHAIVGSLLKDHDPVQKVTLIPRGQAKGLTWFSPDEDQMLVSRSQLTARIMGALGGRAAEDVIFGTGEVTTGAGGDIQQVASMARQMVTRFGMSRLGPISLENDSQEVFIGRDLMTRTEMSDSIAQQIDEQVRKIVKTCYIATIEIISKNREVIDKLVDLLIEKETIDGEELINVLSKYTDVPKKERTENILAN
- a CDS encoding DUF3038 domain-containing protein, with the translated sequence MDPNKDFSINTSTARKAIEKLDMLLLCIESIDVNASQEFLVVSEQLHLKKYFPNYVIFWKSRCHNPMRKATTNEKLSLASFEALIVLISSMSERYSSKIRELISSRTPSSFHNSNWEAFSVRFSQLISERMNIRREAVQNYLRKINESNQFCKDLVITLALSSGKSGVKRLRTSVLNIF
- the petN gene encoding cytochrome b6-f complex subunit PetN — translated: MLFTFAWASLAAIFTFSIAMVVWGRNGDGSIDI
- a CDS encoding alpha-2-macroglobulin; this encodes MKILKFFPITIGILCISSGCQLINSKNSLETIKIDGLKIEKSNIETIEISISCNKDNIQKYLQKGWSIQSSESSEVPCSWKTAKSSKDCNLKKDKGCKITVPDMMGEKIDYILEKKINSRNSK
- a CDS encoding DUF4335 domain-containing protein, translated to MKNSFNYSKGIANIDIDGLPDFSISQDSNSISIILSWKLNLIGLATLEGKKEHLIDLLYVIKSYSNKFIYDRDILTSVSTEYVSITYSKDYHNLKLVSSKKDVKPLSLKLDDADFIDLTLCLDKIYDDSRLLINWKTNNFKLKKTNNLLISNKNESSLASILLGTFLVLISSISFINLSKIDLSEPIIYDTNKESLFID
- the psb29 gene encoding photosystem II biogenesis protein Psp29; this encodes MVERKTISESKSRFHKDFPYVIPSIYRKVVDEYLVEINLISNQKEFKQDGIFSYGLLSSFKKFTIGYEPTNHIDKVLEALCNSCDISYVNTIELSSKINSIKSKLNLEEITELLKNNSKEGNQANDLDKLIMKDSYYSRLHSIGIYEFILNNYGSNMSTNQITEKSIMFGKSIGFKEEKIKKDLTQYQNNIKRIEEAIELIKITSKEQKEKKMR